One Alkalidesulfovibrio alkalitolerans DSM 16529 genomic region harbors:
- the typA gene encoding translational GTPase TypA, whose protein sequence is MRNQAIRNIAIIAHVDHGKTTLVDAMFKQSGLFRENQEVEDRLMDSMDLERERGITIAAKNCSVAWGGVKINILDTPGHADFGGEVERALSMVDGAILLVDASEGPLPQTRFVLKKTLEAGHRVIVVINKIDRKDARPQEVVNEVYDLFIELDATDEQLEFPLLYAVGRDGVAMRDLDDPRVDLTPLFETIIEKIHAPLHDEGEPFQMLVSDLGYSEFLGRLAIGKVFHGRVTSGERLICVGEGGQRKPLRVSRLQTYEGIRLADAATAEPGDIVVLSGIEDVHIGDTITVEDGGKALPRITVDDPTVFMKFSINTSPLAGREGKQLTSSKLRERLVRESLANVSIRVEEAEGRDSFLVKGRGEFQMAILVETMRREGFELTVGRPEVIFKTDEQGKKLEPIERLYVNCGEEFTGTVTEKLSQRKGRLVNLVNHGNGRVRLEFNVPSRGLIGYRDEFLTDTKGTGIMTSYFEGYGEFRGDFPTRFTGSLVADRSGQGVAYALFNLEPRGRLFVVPNDPVYEGMIVGEHNRESDLDVNPCKEKKLTNMRASGKDENVILTNVTPMTLERAINFIRDDELVEVTPSSIRLRKAELSQIKRHSLRAARKKES, encoded by the coding sequence ATGCGCAACCAAGCCATCCGCAACATCGCCATTATTGCCCACGTCGACCACGGCAAGACCACCCTCGTCGACGCCATGTTCAAGCAAAGCGGCCTGTTCCGCGAAAACCAAGAGGTCGAGGATCGCCTCATGGACTCCATGGATCTTGAGCGGGAGCGCGGTATCACCATCGCTGCCAAAAACTGCTCGGTGGCCTGGGGCGGCGTGAAGATCAACATCCTCGACACCCCTGGTCACGCTGACTTCGGCGGCGAGGTAGAACGCGCCCTGTCCATGGTGGATGGCGCGATCCTGCTCGTGGACGCCTCGGAGGGGCCGCTGCCCCAGACCCGCTTCGTGCTCAAGAAGACCCTCGAAGCCGGGCATCGCGTCATCGTCGTCATCAACAAGATCGACCGCAAGGACGCCAGGCCGCAGGAAGTGGTGAACGAGGTCTACGATCTGTTCATCGAACTCGACGCCACCGACGAGCAACTCGAATTCCCCCTGCTGTACGCCGTGGGACGCGACGGCGTGGCCATGCGCGACCTGGACGATCCCCGGGTGGATCTGACGCCCCTCTTCGAAACCATCATCGAGAAGATCCACGCGCCGCTTCATGACGAGGGCGAGCCGTTCCAGATGCTCGTCTCCGATCTCGGCTATTCGGAATTTCTCGGGCGTCTGGCCATCGGCAAGGTCTTTCACGGCCGGGTGACCTCGGGCGAGCGCTTGATCTGCGTGGGAGAGGGCGGGCAGCGCAAACCACTTCGCGTCTCGCGGCTGCAGACCTACGAAGGCATCCGGCTGGCGGACGCGGCTACGGCTGAACCCGGCGACATCGTCGTCCTTTCGGGCATCGAGGACGTGCACATCGGCGACACGATCACCGTTGAAGATGGCGGCAAGGCCCTGCCGCGCATCACCGTGGACGACCCCACTGTCTTCATGAAGTTTTCCATCAATACTTCCCCCCTGGCCGGGCGCGAGGGCAAGCAACTCACCTCGTCCAAGCTGCGCGAGCGCCTGGTGCGCGAGAGCCTGGCCAACGTCTCCATCCGCGTGGAGGAGGCTGAGGGCCGCGACAGCTTTCTGGTCAAGGGGCGCGGCGAGTTCCAGATGGCCATCCTGGTTGAGACCATGCGCCGGGAGGGCTTCGAGCTCACGGTCGGCCGGCCCGAGGTCATCTTCAAGACCGATGAGCAGGGAAAGAAGCTCGAGCCCATCGAGCGCCTCTACGTGAACTGCGGCGAGGAATTCACCGGCACGGTCACGGAGAAGCTCTCGCAGCGCAAGGGGCGTCTCGTGAATCTCGTGAACCATGGCAACGGCCGCGTCAGGCTCGAGTTCAACGTGCCGTCGCGCGGGCTCATCGGTTATCGTGACGAGTTCCTGACCGACACCAAGGGCACGGGCATCATGACCTCGTACTTCGAGGGGTACGGCGAGTTTCGCGGTGATTTCCCGACCCGCTTCACCGGGTCGCTGGTGGCCGACCGGTCTGGGCAGGGCGTGGCCTATGCGCTCTTCAACCTGGAGCCGCGCGGTCGTCTCTTCGTCGTGCCCAACGATCCCGTTTACGAGGGTATGATCGTGGGCGAGCACAATCGGGAGAGCGATCTGGACGTGAACCCGTGCAAGGAGAAGAAGCTCACCAACATGCGCGCCTCGGGCAAGGACGAGAACGTGATCCTGACCAACGTCACGCCCATGACGCTTGAGCGGGCCATCAACTTCATCCGTGACGATGAACTCGTGGAGGTCACGCCGTCCTCCATCCGGTTGCGCAAGGCCGAGCTTTCGCAGATCAAGCGGCACTCCTTGCGGGCGGCGCGC